The Desulfovibrio sp. genome has a window encoding:
- the thiE gene encoding thiamine phosphate synthase, with the protein MKNFLAGGIYAILSEEHSLGRSNLDVAEELLLAGVKVVQYREKDKKAGAMYDECLVLRDMTRQAGATFIINDHIDLALLTEADGVHIGQEDLPPAAVRKLIGPGRIIGLSTHGPGQARAAQTSGLVDYIGVGPIFATKTKKDVCDPVGFEYLDYVVEHVPMPFVAIGGIKEGNLAEVRGRGARMACLVTEIVGAGDIAGKVRSLQAIMKG; encoded by the coding sequence ATGAAGAATTTCCTGGCAGGCGGCATCTACGCCATCCTCTCCGAGGAACACTCCCTGGGCCGCTCCAACCTGGACGTGGCGGAAGAGCTTCTGCTGGCCGGGGTGAAGGTGGTCCAGTACCGGGAGAAGGACAAAAAAGCCGGGGCCATGTACGACGAGTGCCTTGTTCTTCGGGACATGACCCGCCAGGCCGGGGCCACGTTCATCATAAACGACCATATTGACCTGGCCCTCCTGACGGAGGCCGACGGCGTGCACATCGGCCAGGAGGACCTGCCTCCGGCGGCTGTGCGCAAGCTCATAGGCCCAGGCAGAATCATCGGGCTCTCCACCCACGGCCCGGGCCAGGCCCGCGCGGCCCAGACCTCCGGGCTGGTGGACTACATCGGTGTGGGGCCCATCTTCGCCACCAAGACCAAGAAGGACGTGTGCGACCCGGTGGGCTTCGAATACCTGGACTACGTGGTGGAGCACGTTCCCATGCCGTTCGTGGCCATCGGGGGCATCAAGGAAGGCAATCTGGCCGAGGTGCGAGGGCGCGGGGCCAGGATGGCGTGTCTGGTTACGGAAATAGTCGGAGCCGGGGACATAGCGGGCAAGGTCCGCTCGCTCCAGGCCATCATGAAAGGCTAG
- a CDS encoding cupin domain-containing protein — protein sequence MELKQYSSIEATHFNNEVAKGVAGRVLIGKADGAPNFCMRLFEIAPGGHTPKHTHAWEHEMFYHSGQGEVYGNGKWNPVGPGSVVYVKSGEEHQIKNTGNVPLVVVCLVPSGAPEL from the coding sequence GTGGAGCTCAAGCAGTATTCATCCATAGAAGCGACGCATTTCAACAACGAGGTGGCCAAGGGCGTGGCCGGGCGCGTGCTCATCGGCAAGGCCGACGGCGCGCCGAACTTCTGCATGCGCCTTTTCGAGATCGCCCCGGGCGGTCACACCCCCAAACATACCCACGCCTGGGAGCACGAGATGTTCTACCATTCGGGCCAGGGCGAGGTGTACGGCAACGGGAAATGGAACCCGGTCGGCCCCGGCAGCGTGGTGTACGTGAAGTCGGGTGAGGAGCACCAGATCAAGAATACCGGCAACGTTCCCCTGGTGGTGGTGTGCCTGGTGCCTTCTGGCGCACCCGAACTGTAA
- a CDS encoding cysteine hydrolase — protein MNTALIVIDIQKDYFPGGAMELSGSEAAAAKAGRALGWFREKGWPVIHVQHLSVRQGAGFFIPGTPGVEFHPFVAPLEGETVIQKHFPNSFRGTGLQDKLDEANVKRLVIAGMMSHMCVDATTRAAFDLGYQCVVLADACATRELEFGHVKVPAAHVHASFMAALGAVYAEVTGVKDMAGSLV, from the coding sequence ATGAACACGGCACTTATCGTTATCGACATCCAGAAGGACTATTTCCCGGGCGGGGCCATGGAACTCTCCGGTTCCGAGGCAGCCGCGGCCAAGGCCGGCCGGGCCCTGGGCTGGTTTCGGGAAAAGGGCTGGCCCGTTATTCACGTGCAGCATCTGTCCGTACGCCAGGGGGCGGGCTTCTTCATCCCCGGCACCCCCGGAGTGGAGTTCCACCCCTTCGTGGCCCCGCTTGAGGGCGAAACCGTTATCCAGAAGCATTTCCCCAATTCCTTCCGGGGTACCGGGCTGCAGGACAAGCTGGACGAGGCCAACGTGAAGCGGCTGGTGATAGCCGGCATGATGAGCCACATGTGCGTGGACGCCACCACCCGGGCCGCCTTCGACCTGGGCTACCAGTGCGTGGTCCTGGCCGACGCCTGCGCCACCCGCGAGCTTGAGTTCGGGCACGTCAAGGTGCCTGCCGCGCACGTGCACGCCTCGTTCATGGCAGCCTTGGGGGCCGTGTACGCCGAGGTAACCGGAGTGAAGGACATGGCGGGATCTTTGGTGTAA
- the der gene encoding ribosome biogenesis GTPase Der yields the protein MPATVAIIGRPNVGKSTLFNRLLHKRKAITHDLPGVTRDRLEGHAVLAGVPVVLIDTGGMTLDDPQGLELDVLEQARRAVEAAHLVLFVVDGREGLTSEDERVAKLLRQSGKPVLVAVNKVDGGEKEGLYTADFHSLGLDQTPVSAEHGFGMRTMVDEIVSRLPEVDEPEVKLATELTFSMLGRPNAGKSSIINALVGDERLIVSEQAGTTRDAIDVHFEKDGKHYIFVDTAGVRRKTRIEDQLERISSLTALGSGKRSDVTILVIDGPGGLAMQDKRLIAYLDKEKVPFLIAINKTDLVDAKGLAALKQEMSQELRICPHVPVLFVSAATRKGLRDVLPTAQVIRNECHIRVGTGELNRLLREALERHQPPLVKGKRPKFYYLTQTATVPATFVFFVNDPERIKASYARFLENQLRKLFGIRHAPVKLLFRGSRQKAEDGSLITRAKPPTPRPGKGKSYQEKARESKESQFRSGSPKASGTKRKPSKSSPSKSSRKG from the coding sequence ATGCCAGCCACCGTAGCCATCATCGGGCGCCCCAATGTGGGCAAGTCCACCCTGTTCAACCGGCTCCTGCACAAGCGCAAAGCCATCACCCACGACCTTCCCGGCGTCACCCGGGACAGGTTGGAAGGCCATGCCGTGCTGGCCGGTGTACCCGTCGTCCTGATCGACACTGGCGGCATGACCCTGGACGATCCGCAGGGTCTGGAGCTCGATGTTCTCGAACAGGCGCGGCGCGCCGTGGAGGCCGCCCATCTGGTCCTTTTTGTGGTGGATGGCCGCGAAGGCCTGACCAGCGAGGACGAGCGCGTGGCCAAGCTTTTGCGCCAGTCCGGGAAGCCGGTGCTGGTGGCGGTGAACAAGGTGGACGGAGGCGAAAAGGAAGGGCTCTACACGGCGGACTTCCACTCCCTGGGCCTCGACCAGACCCCGGTCTCGGCCGAGCACGGCTTCGGCATGCGCACCATGGTGGACGAGATCGTATCCCGCCTGCCGGAGGTGGACGAACCCGAGGTCAAGCTGGCCACGGAGCTGACCTTCTCCATGCTGGGCCGCCCCAACGCGGGCAAGAGCTCCATAATTAACGCCCTGGTGGGAGACGAGCGCCTGATCGTCAGCGAACAGGCCGGGACCACCCGCGACGCCATTGACGTGCATTTCGAGAAGGACGGCAAGCACTACATCTTCGTGGACACTGCCGGAGTCCGGCGCAAGACCAGGATCGAGGACCAGCTCGAGCGCATATCAAGCCTTACCGCCCTGGGCAGCGGCAAGCGCTCCGACGTGACCATCCTGGTGATCGACGGTCCGGGCGGCCTGGCCATGCAGGACAAGCGCCTCATCGCCTACCTGGACAAGGAGAAGGTTCCCTTCCTCATCGCCATCAACAAGACGGACCTGGTGGATGCCAAGGGGCTTGCCGCACTCAAGCAGGAGATGAGCCAGGAACTTCGCATCTGCCCGCACGTGCCGGTGCTCTTCGTCTCGGCAGCCACCCGCAAGGGGTTGCGGGACGTGCTGCCCACGGCCCAGGTTATCCGCAACGAATGCCATATCCGGGTGGGCACCGGCGAATTGAACAGGCTCCTGCGCGAGGCCCTGGAGCGCCACCAGCCGCCGCTGGTGAAGGGCAAGCGGCCCAAGTTCTACTATCTCACCCAGACCGCCACGGTCCCGGCCACCTTCGTTTTCTTCGTCAACGACCCAGAGCGCATCAAGGCCAGTTACGCCAGATTCCTGGAGAACCAACTGCGCAAGCTTTTCGGCATACGCCATGCGCCCGTGAAGCTTCTGTTCAGGGGAAGCCGCCAGAAGGCCGAGGACGGCTCGCTCATCACCAGGGCCAAGCCGCCCACGCCCAGGCCTGGGAAAGGGAAGTCGTATCAGGAGAAGGCCAGGGAATCGAAGGAGAGTCAGTTCAGGTCGGGTTCGCCCAAGGCGAGTGGTACGAAGCGGAAACCGTCGAAATCGAGCCCGTCGAAGTCGAGCCGGAAAGGCTAG
- a CDS encoding MFS transporter, giving the protein MDAARRSFAAQAAVGLASFLTPFLYGALSVAIPTIGHEFSFTAQDMVLVMMAHLLFSTGCNLPFSRLSDKVGRKNVFMAGSLLFAASSLMAALAQGKWFLLAARALQGVGDAMTFGVSAAILVSIVPPERTGRALGVNVTFIYAGLALGPLAGGALTSWLSWRVIFFASAVAGIAAMILIHKGFSQRETRTSTPVDVRGIALYLPAILALILGISQVPSWSGAVLILLSLALFAWFRRVELRQEHPLVDLAYLRGNRAFTLANLTSTLGFTAGFSMGFLASLLLQNVMGLPAKDAGALLLVQPAVLTLVSPLAGRLSDRFMPEKVSAVGLVLLGGGLIAFSLHGLAVGPAWVAGLLAVVGFGFALFVSPNINAIMRSIDPPHMGLASGLLATMRGLGMCLSLSLTGVVLAVYGVGAQAAQAGPEIVSALGACFLLFGVVSLAGAVVSMRTARQ; this is encoded by the coding sequence ATGGATGCCGCACGCCGATCCTTTGCCGCGCAGGCAGCCGTGGGGCTGGCATCCTTTCTGACCCCGTTTCTCTATGGCGCCCTTTCCGTGGCTATCCCCACCATCGGCCACGAGTTCAGCTTCACGGCCCAGGACATGGTGCTGGTGATGATGGCCCACCTGCTTTTTTCCACGGGCTGCAACCTGCCCTTCAGCCGCCTCTCGGACAAGGTCGGCCGCAAGAACGTGTTCATGGCCGGGAGCCTGCTGTTCGCTGCAAGCTCGCTTATGGCCGCGCTCGCCCAAGGCAAGTGGTTCCTGCTGGCCGCTCGGGCCTTACAGGGCGTGGGAGACGCCATGACCTTCGGTGTCAGCGCGGCCATCCTGGTCTCCATCGTGCCGCCTGAACGCACTGGCCGCGCCCTGGGCGTGAACGTCACCTTCATCTACGCGGGGCTTGCCCTTGGGCCGCTGGCGGGCGGGGCGCTCACCTCCTGGCTGTCCTGGCGGGTGATCTTCTTCGCTTCAGCGGTAGCCGGAATCGCGGCCATGATTCTTATTCACAAGGGGTTTTCGCAGCGGGAAACCCGCACATCCACCCCAGTGGATGTGCGCGGTATAGCGCTCTACCTCCCGGCGATCCTGGCTCTCATACTGGGCATTTCCCAGGTCCCTTCCTGGTCCGGAGCCGTTCTGATTCTTCTCTCCCTGGCCCTGTTCGCCTGGTTTCGCCGGGTGGAACTGCGCCAGGAGCACCCGCTGGTGGATCTGGCTTATCTTCGGGGCAACAGGGCATTCACCCTGGCCAACCTCACTTCGACACTGGGCTTCACTGCCGGTTTTTCCATGGGCTTTCTGGCGAGCCTTCTCTTGCAGAACGTGATGGGGTTGCCGGCAAAGGATGCGGGGGCGCTGCTGCTGGTGCAGCCCGCTGTTCTCACCCTGGTGTCCCCCCTGGCCGGTCGGCTGTCCGACAGGTTCATGCCGGAAAAGGTGAGCGCTGTCGGTCTGGTTCTTCTGGGGGGTGGCCTGATCGCCTTTTCGCTGCACGGGCTTGCGGTCGGCCCGGCCTGGGTGGCCGGTCTGCTGGCCGTAGTCGGGTTCGGGTTCGCTCTGTTCGTCTCCCCCAACATCAATGCCATCATGCGAAGCATCGACCCCCCGCACATGGGGCTGGCCTCGGGGCTTTTGGCCACCATGCGGGGGCTTGGCATGTGCCTATCGCTGTCGCTTACCGGGGTGGTGCTGGCGGTCTACGGAGTGGGGGCGCAAGCCGCCCAGGCCGGACCGGAGATCGTAAGCGCCCTGGGAGCGTGCTTCCTGCTTTTCGGGGTGGTTTCGCTGGCCGGAGCCGTGGTATCAATGCGAACGGCCCGGCAGTGA
- the metG gene encoding methionine--tRNA ligase codes for MERFYITTPIYYVNARPHLGHAHTTILADCMARFNRLMGRQVHFLTGTDEHGDKIVKAAQAAGKSPQLYCDEISGIFKDLWPHLGVEYSQFIRTTNPEHKRLVQKALQQVYDSGDIYFGEYGGHYCFGCERFYTEKELVDGLCPDHKTKPEYIAEKNYFFRMNKYQDWLLDHIKANPDFIRPEQYRNEVVALLESGALEDLCISRPKTRLDWGVELPFDTDYVAYVWFDALLNYLSALDWPAGDMMAKFWPAANHLIAKDILKPHAVFWPTMLKAMGLEPFQHLNVHGYWLVKDTKMSKSLGNVVEPLSLVEKYGLSGFRYFLMREMTFGYDSSFSEEALCGRFNSDLANDLGNLFSRTLAMTHKYFGGSIPQAGLGGPDEEELMLMAKDACLNYQRLFERFQTAKALEALWELVRGLNKYIDTQAPWSLHKENNGSRLATVMYSVLECMRKVAVHLWPVMPEAASAMLAQLGVTDAPASLNLPMEAECWGQLSAGTEVAKASNLFPRAEPPVQAEAAPKAKQDAKAKATPAQAAPQGPKDPIDFEDFQKIELRVATVISAEPVPKADKLLLVKLDSGDAEPRQVVAGIAEFWKPEDLVGRQVVVVANLKPRKLRGVESQGMILAVKREGGLELLAPSAQVKPGSAVS; via the coding sequence GTGGAACGCTTCTACATCACCACGCCGATCTATTACGTCAACGCGCGCCCGCACCTGGGGCATGCCCATACAACCATCCTTGCGGACTGCATGGCCCGGTTCAACCGGCTCATGGGACGCCAGGTCCACTTTCTCACCGGCACGGACGAGCACGGCGACAAGATCGTCAAGGCGGCCCAGGCGGCAGGCAAGTCCCCCCAGCTCTACTGCGACGAAATAAGCGGCATCTTCAAGGACCTCTGGCCGCACCTCGGGGTGGAATACTCGCAGTTTATCCGCACCACGAACCCGGAGCACAAACGCCTGGTGCAGAAAGCCCTGCAGCAGGTCTACGACTCCGGGGACATCTACTTCGGCGAATACGGCGGGCACTACTGCTTCGGGTGCGAGCGGTTCTACACTGAAAAGGAGCTGGTGGACGGCCTGTGCCCGGACCACAAAACAAAGCCCGAATACATCGCCGAGAAGAACTACTTCTTCAGGATGAACAAATACCAGGACTGGCTCCTGGACCACATCAAGGCCAATCCCGACTTCATCCGCCCCGAGCAGTACCGCAACGAGGTGGTTGCCCTGCTCGAATCGGGAGCGCTCGAGGACCTGTGCATCTCCCGGCCGAAGACCCGCCTGGACTGGGGCGTGGAGCTGCCCTTCGACACCGACTACGTGGCCTATGTCTGGTTCGACGCCCTACTCAACTACTTAAGCGCCCTGGACTGGCCAGCAGGCGACATGATGGCCAAATTCTGGCCCGCGGCCAACCACCTCATCGCCAAGGACATTTTAAAGCCCCACGCGGTGTTCTGGCCCACCATGCTCAAGGCCATGGGGTTGGAGCCTTTCCAGCACCTGAACGTCCACGGCTACTGGCTGGTGAAGGACACCAAGATGTCCAAGTCCCTGGGCAACGTGGTGGAGCCGCTCTCCCTGGTGGAGAAATACGGCCTGTCGGGCTTCCGCTACTTCCTGATGCGGGAGATGACCTTCGGCTACGACTCCTCCTTCTCCGAGGAGGCCCTGTGCGGCCGTTTCAACTCCGACCTGGCCAACGACCTGGGCAACCTCTTCAGCCGCACCCTGGCCATGACCCACAAGTATTTCGGCGGGAGCATCCCCCAGGCAGGCCTTGGCGGCCCCGACGAAGAGGAACTCATGCTCATGGCCAAGGACGCCTGCCTGAACTACCAGCGCCTCTTCGAACGCTTCCAGACCGCCAAGGCACTGGAAGCACTGTGGGAGCTGGTGCGCGGGCTCAATAAGTACATAGACACCCAGGCCCCCTGGAGCCTCCACAAGGAGAACAACGGGTCCCGGCTGGCCACAGTCATGTACAGCGTGCTCGAATGCATGCGCAAAGTGGCCGTGCATCTCTGGCCGGTGATGCCCGAGGCGGCCTCGGCCATGCTGGCCCAGCTCGGCGTGACCGACGCCCCGGCTTCGCTCAACCTCCCCATGGAAGCCGAATGCTGGGGACAGCTCTCCGCAGGCACCGAAGTGGCCAAGGCCTCCAACCTGTTCCCCCGCGCCGAGCCACCTGTACAGGCCGAAGCCGCACCCAAGGCCAAGCAGGACGCCAAAGCCAAGGCTACACCCGCCCAGGCCGCGCCCCAAGGCCCCAAGGACCCCATCGACTTCGAGGATTTCCAGAAGATCGAACTGCGGGTAGCAACGGTTATCTCCGCCGAGCCCGTGCCCAAGGCCGACAAGCTCCTCTTGGTGAAGCTCGACTCGGGCGACGCCGAGCCGCGCCAGGTGGTGGCGGGCATCGCCGAGTTCTGGAAGCCCGAGGATCTGGTGGGCAGGCAGGTGGTGGTCGTGGCCAACTTGAAGCCCCGCAAGCTGCGCGGCGTGGAGTCGCAAGGCATGATCCTGGCCGTGAAGCGCGAAGGCGGCCTGGAACTGCTGGCCCCGTCTGCGCAGGTGAAGCCCGGGAGCGCCGTCTCGTAG